The window AATGAGTTTTCTACCCCATGCTGCCAAACACCTACAATTGTTTGTAAAGGGGAAACCTGTCTTAATAAGGTCCCATATTGTTACAACATCATAGATTATCAGCTCAGTGTTACCCGTTTGTCCAGGGAGGTAGATCGGTTTATCTGTCTGGACGAATGTCATTGGTTCATAGACTTTGACTTGATCATGACTTTCGTCACCTTTTTTGAGTAGAAATTGTCACCACGCACCTCTACCTCCAGCTTCTTCACCACTTGATTCTGCACTAAAGGAACCTGCAACAGAAAGCTCTTTTATTAAGGTTCTCCAACATAAGGAGAGCGTTTTGTTGAGCAACACATTCTAAAACTATGTTATGGGAATGACTGAAAGTCCATCTCGAGAACAGACCTTAAATTGAGTGCAGGTATGAAACGTTTTACTGGATGTCTCCTTCAGAAGCATTGTATTCTGCTCTTGGGACATCAAAGTGACGGTCATGTCCAGAGTCTCGTTTGGCTGCAGGAGACTCGCACAGAGTTTGGTCTCAGCTCCAGCTTCAAGAACTGCAGGAATGGCCACCAAGTACTGCCtgcagatacaaacacacatacagtagatacTTCAATTGATTTCATATGGAAGACACTAACACTGCAGTTgtgcaacaaaaaaacatccacaaaatGTCTTATTTCTGTACATTTCCCCTGTGACTATGCTATTGCTAGTTTTTACATAGTACAGGTAAACTTACGTTTTTGCTAACGCTTGACCCACACACATCCAATTCAGCCAGATAAACAGTGTCCATGTCCACGTGCGAATCCCAGGATAACCCATGACTGACTGAGATGAGCCTCTGAGTCAGCAtctgttaaataaacacaaatctaTCCTCCTTTGACCCatagcacacaaacacaaatcatttCTGGGTATCCTTTAAGTCAATCATTTACAGTATAGACAAAGCCAAAATCTTGATTTGCAGATGGATtacataaatgtaatgtgaattTGGCCGTTTATTTATAGTATTATTTGTAACACGTAGCCGGAGAGCTACCCAAAATGTCAGGATTAAGGGCCCAAGCACAGACACGGAGAACGGAACAGACGCAGTTGGTGAGTTTTATTGGGACAAACAGATCAAAACTTACAAGTGTTTGTTGCAgtccaaatacacacacagcgAGCAGCAACTGAAAATGAGAGGAATCTGTGGAAGCTAAGTagcaaaacatgaaaacaaaatgtagaaACATATGAGACACATGGAAGTGACAAACAATGAGCAAGCACTGAGTGAAGGAAGCAAACCAATTAAATACAGGTGAGGGAGAAtctaatcacacacacacacacacacacacacacacacacacacacacacacacacacacacacacacacaggtgaaaacATTAGACAATCAGTGAGACcacaaacacaggaagtaaaaccgGACAACGATACTGGAGGCAGGCgtctacaaactaaaacaggaaacagtcaaaacaaacacacacaccccccacaCCAGAACCGTGATAATTATCTACAATTCCATTTAATTCATACCATGGTTTGGTGACAAGATGTGAATATTATGGGTCTTTCACATTCAAAACTGATTGAGATCAGTCTAGCGTTGTTAGGGAAAAGTCGTGGGATTGATGTTTATGCAGCActtcaaacagcagacagacttATTAGCAAAGAGCTATTAAACTGGATATCTGTATGTGCATTCCAACAGAGCAGGTGGTGCAATACAAATAGTGGGAAGGCAACAGCCAAACCTAAACCTGGACTAAAGTTGAGTTCACCGAACTCTAAAACTATTGTGgatcaaatagttttttttgttgttttcccaCTTTATAAACAAACAGGCACCTTTGTAATGTTACAtaaacctaaaataaaataaatgaagtggatttaatgaaaaaatacaatgaaagtAACTTAAGAATTTTAAGGCACTATTGTTTTCCAGCTTTTtcaatgactgaaaaaaaaaactttgaatcattattattatcattatcattattatcattaataaatgtgttaaaactTGGGGCAGCTTTAAAAAATCTACACTTGTGAATATAAAATGTTGCTATTGTTGGACCGTGactttttaaattatgtgtAGTCCTTGGTCCTTCGTGTTCTTTCATGAAGCAATAGGAGAAGATGTTTTTGATCCaagttaatcagttttattacaagtaaaaataaaGCTTACAGAACTC is drawn from Micropterus dolomieu isolate WLL.071019.BEF.003 ecotype Adirondacks unplaced genomic scaffold, ASM2129224v1 contig_9325, whole genome shotgun sequence and contains these coding sequences:
- the LOC123965338 gene encoding alpha-2-macroglobulin-like, with protein sequence MGYPGIRTWTWTLFIWLNWMCVGQALAKTQYLVAIPAVLEAGAETKLCASLLQPNETLDMTVTLMSQEQNTMLLKETSSKTFHTCTQFKVPLVQNQVVKKLEVEVRGDNFYSKKVTKVMIKSKSMNQ